In the Setaria italica strain Yugu1 chromosome VI, Setaria_italica_v2.0, whole genome shotgun sequence genome, one interval contains:
- the LOC101775187 gene encoding serine/threonine-protein kinase D6PK: MATVSVEAAKQNVPGHQVKPGADPVPAKENKKDVDGTPELPGKEILEEQKPSHRRQESSASMLDKGPSSVCSDSGVLDEPLTPQGDSGELKDIQILDCNANQEKNTSQKSSISESFATAKASDGTNSLRKTSGSAKISDRADFPESGKSSMCRPSASSNISDESSCSSMSSSTTKPHKGSDSRWEAIRVIRSRDGILGLSHFRLLKKLGCGDIGSVYLSELNGTKSYFAMKVMDKGSLASRKKLLRAQTEREILQSLDHPFLPTLYTHFETDKFSCLVMEFCPGGDLHTLRQRQPGKYFSEQAAKFYVAEVLLALEYLHMLGIIYRDLKPENVLVREDGHIMLSDFDLSLRCDVSPTVVKSSNPGPDALQRNNQAYCVQPACIEPSCIQPACVAPTSCFGPRFFSSKSKSKKEKKPKPKPEIVNQVSPLPELIAEPTDARSMSFVGTHEYLAPEIIKGEGHGSAVDWWTFGIFLYELLFGKTPFKGSGNRATLFNVVGQPLRFPESPIVSFSARDLIRGLLVKDPQHRLGYKRGTTEIKQHPFFEGVNWALIRCASPPDVPKPVELDRPPKPVPANDKAAASAANQKGTDNFLEFEFF, translated from the exons ATGGCCACCGTGTCTGTGGAGGCTGCGAAGCAGAATGTGCCTGGGCACCAGGTCAAACCAGGGGCTGATCCAGTTCCTGCAAAGGAGAACAAGAAAGACGTGGATGGCACGCCGGAGCTTCCTGGTAAGGAGATTTTGGAGGAGCAAAAGCCCTCTCATCGGCGGCAAGAGTCTTCTGCATCTATGCTGGACAAGGGTCCTTCCAGCGTTTGCTCGGACTCCGGCGTCCTGGATGAGCCACTAACCCCACAAGGCGATTCTGGGGAGCTGAAGGATATTCAGATCTTGGATTGCAACGCTAACCAGGAGAAGAATACGTCGCAGAAGAGTAGCATAAGCGAGAGCTTTGCTACGGCAAAAGCCAGCGATGGGACGAACAGCCTGAGGAAGACCAGTGGCAGTGCTAAGATCAGCGACCGAGCTGATTTTCCAGAGAGTGGGAAGAGCAGCATGTGCCGCCCAAGTGCAAGCAGCAACATTAGTGATGAGAGCTCGTGCAGTAGCATGAGCAGCAGCACGACGAAGCCGCACAAGGGGAGTGATTCTAGGTGGGAAGCCATccgagtgatcagatcaagggatgGCATTCTTGGTTTGAGCCATTTTAGGTTGCTTAAGAAGCTGGGTTGTGGTGATATTGGCAGTGTCTATCTCTCTGAACTGAATGGTACAAAAAGCTACTTTGCGATGAAGGTCATGGACAAAGGGTCTTTGGCGAGCCGGAAGAAGCTTCTTCGAGCACAGACAGAGCGGGAGATACTGCAGTCTCTGGACCATCCGTTTCTTCCAACTCTATATACCCACTTTGAGACAGATAAATTCTCATGTTTGGTGATGGAGTTCTGCCCCGGAGGGGACCTACACACTCTTCGACAAAGGCAACCTGGGAAATATTTTTCAGAGCAAGCAGCAAA GTTCTATGTAGCAGAAGTTCTACTCGCGCTGGAATACCTGCATATGCTTGGGATTATATACCGTGATTTGAAGCCAGAGAATGTCCTTGTTCGGGAAGATGGGCACATCATGCTGTCTGATTTTGACCTCTCCCTTCGTTGCGATGTAAGCCCTACTGTTGTCAAGTCTTCCAACCCTGGACCAGATGCACTGCAGAGGAACAACCAAGCATACTGCGTTCAGCCTGCTTGTATCGAGCCGTCCTGCATCCAGCCAGCATGTGTCGCTCCAACAAGTTGCTTTGGTCCCCGGTTTTTCTCCTCCAAGTCCAAgtcaaagaaggagaagaagccgaagccaaaGCCTGAGATTGTGAACCAAGTTAGCCCACTGCCTGAGCTCATCGCGGAGCCGACGGATGCTCGCTCCATGTCTTTTGTTGGCACCCATGAGTACCTGGCGCCAGAAATAATCAAGGGAGAAGGTCATGGCAGTGCTGTGGACTGGTGGACCTTTGGTATATTCCTGTATGAACTTCTATTTGGCAAGACCCCTTTCAAGGGGTCAGGAAACCGGGCTACACTCTTCAACGTTGTTGGTCAGCCCCTGCGGTTCCCAGAGTCACCAATTGTGAGTTTCTCAGCTAGGGACTTGATAAGAGGATTGCTGGTCAAGGATCCGCAGCATCGTCTTGGCTACAAACGAGGGACTACTGAGATTAAGCAGCACCCGTTCTTTGAGGGTGTCAACTGGGCGCTGATACGCTGCGCGAGCCCTCCAGATGTACCAAAGCCTGTTGAGCTCGATCGCCCACCGAAGCCGGTCCCAGCTAATGATAAGGCTGCTGCTTCAGCTGCCAATCAGAAGGGCACAGATAACTTTCTAGAGTTCGAATTCTTCTAG
- the LOC101777351 gene encoding oligopeptide transporter 1, with protein MEPQQVELSHLDGRDARPGTNGGRTDSAEEVDDCPIEEVRLTVPITDNPALPALTFRTWFLGLISCALLAFSNQFFGYRQNPLYISSLSVQIVVLPLGKLMAACLPKKAVRIRGTKWSFSLNPGPFNLKEHVLITIFANTGSNSVYAVGIITIVKAFYHREIHPLAAMLLTQTTQLMGYGWAGLFRKFLVDSPYMWWPANLVQVSLFRALHEKEKRPKGGTTRLQFFLTVLITSFAYYIVPNYLFPTISTISLVCLVWKNSVTAQQIGSGVYGLGVGSFGLDWATVAGFLGTPLSTPAFAIANIMAGFFLIVYVIVPVAYWTDAYGAKRFPIISSHVFMANGSRYDVNKVLDPATFQFSQAGYDGAGQINLSIFFSFTYGLSFATLAATLSHVALYHGRSIWEQTKATVRAQNAGDVHTRLMKRNYAAVPQWWFQVMLVLVLGLSVFTCEGFGRQLQLPYWGVLLAAGLAFFFTLPIGIITATTNQQPGLNVVTELIIGYLYPGRPLANVAFKTYGYISMSQAIMFLQDFKLGHYMKIPPRSMFIVQLVGTVLASSVYFGTSWWLLESVPNICDPSKLPEGSPWTCPGDDVFFNASIIWGVVGPLRMFGRLGLYAKMNYFFLAGALAPVPFWALSRVFPGSAWAPWLRLVNMPVLLGATGMMPPARSVNYLMWGAVGLAFNHVVYRRYKGWWARHNYVLSAGLDAGVAFMGIVSYAVLQSRGVNGVDWWGLQVDDHCALARCPTAPGVRAPGCPVH; from the exons ATGGAGCCTCAGCAAGTCGAGCTCAGCCACTTGGACGGCCGGGATGCCAGGCCAGGCACCAATGGTGGAAGAACTG ATTCTGCGGAGGAGGTCGACGACTGCCCAATCGAGGAGGTCCGGCTCACCGTGCCCATCACGGACAACCCGGCATTGCCGGCGCTGACGTTCAGGACATGGTTCCTGGGGCTCATCTCCTGCGCGCTGCTGGCGTTCTCCAACCAGTTCTTCGGCTACCGGCAGAACCCGCTGTACATCTCCTCCCTCTCGGTCCAGATCGTCGTGCTGCCGCTCGGCAAGCTCATGGCCGCCTGCCTCCCCAAGAAGGCCGTCAGAATCAGGGGCACCAAGTGGTCCTTCTCCCTGAACCCGGGGCCGTTCAACCTCAAGGAGCACGTCCTGATCACCATCTTCGCCAACACTGGCTCCAACTCGGTGTACGCCGTCGGCATCATCACCATCGTCAAGGCGTTCTACCACCGGGAGATCCATCCGCTCGCCGCCATGTTGCTCACTCAAACCACCCAG TTGATGGGGTATGGTTGGGCGGGCCTCTTCAGGAAGTTCCTTGTGGACTCCCCCTACATGTGGTGGCCTGCAAACCTGGTGCAGGTCTCCCTCTTCAG AGCTCTGcacgagaaggagaagaggccgaAGGGAGGGACGACGAGGCTGCAGTTCTTCCTGACAGTGCTGATCACGAGCTTCGCCTACTACATTGTGCCCAACTACCTGTTCCCGACCATCTCCACCATCTCCCTGGTGTGCCTGGTATGGAAGAACTCGGTCACCGCGCAGCAGATCGGCTCGGGCGTGTACGGCCTCGGCGTGGGCTCCTTCGGCCTGGACTGGGCCACCGTCGCCGGGTTCCTGGGCACGCCGCTGTCGACGCCGGCGTTCGCCATCGCCAACATCATGGCCGGCTTCTTCCTCATCGTCTACGTGATCGTGCCCGTGGCCTACTGGACCGACGCGTACGGCGCCAAGCGCTTCCCCATCATCTCCTCCCACGTGTTCATGGCCAACGGCAGCCGGTACGACGTGAACAAGGTGCTCGACCCGGCGACCTTCCAGTTCAGCCAGGCCGGCTACGACGGCGCCGGCCAGATCAACCtcagcatcttcttctccttcaccTACGGCCTCAGCTTCGCCACGCTCGCGGCCACCCTGTCCCACGTCGCCCTCTACCACGGCAGGTCGATATGGGAGCAGACCAAGGCGACGGTGCGCGCGCAGAACGCCGGCGACGTGCACACCAGGCTGATGAAGAGGAACTACGCCGCCGTGCCGCAGTGGTGGTTCCAGGTGATGCTGGTCCTCGTGCTCGGCCTCTCCGTCTTCACCTGCGAGGGCTTCGGCCGGCAGCTGCAGCTCCCATACTGGggcgtcctcctcgccgccggtctcgccttctttttcaCGCTCCCCATCGGCATCATCACCGCCACGACGAATCAG CAACCGGGTCTGAACGTTGTGACCGAGCTGATCATCGGGTACCTGTACCCGGGACGGCCGCTCGCCAACGTCGCGTTCAAGACGTACGGCTACATCAGCATGTCCCAGGCGATCATGTTCCTGCAGGACTTCAAGCTGGGCCACTACATGAAGATCCCGCCGCGCTCCATGTTCATCGTCCAG CTGGTGGGGACGGTCCTGGCGTCGTCGGTGTACTTCGGCACGTCGTGGTGGCTGCTGGAGAGCGTGCCCAACATCTGCGACCCGTCGAAGCTACCGGAGGGGAGCCCCTGGACGTGCCCTGGCGACGACGTCTTCTTCAACGCGTCCATCATCTGGGGCGTGGTCGGGCCCCTGCGCATGTTCGGCCGGCTGGGCCTCTACGCCAAGATGAACTACTTCTTCCTCGCCGGTGCGCTTGCTCCGGTCCCCTTCTGGGCGCTGTCCCGGGTGTTCCCGGGGAGCGCGTGGGCGCCGTGGCTCCGGCTCGTCAACATGCCCGTGCTGCTGGGCGCCACGGGGATGatgccgccggcgaggtccgTCAACTACCTCATGTGGGGCGCCGTGGGGCTCGCCTTCAACCACGTCGTGTACCGGAGGTACAAGGGCTGGTGGGCGC